TATAGCCGTTTAGGTGCTATAAACTATAACATAAAGATGTTATCATGAATCATAGACGGTTGTCAATGAAAGTTCTACTAACTATTTTTCCGTTCTACAATTTCTTTTTTACTTCCAAAACGGATAATTGCATACTTTTCGATCATATCATCTTTGAAATAAATTTCAAATGGAATATTTTTTTGTAATTCTTTTTGCAAAAATTGTTTTTGCAGTTCTTTAGGTGCAGAGATTAATACCGCCTCATCTTCTATATTGCCATATGTAAGTAGCTCTCTCTCTAGCTCATACGCAATTGTTTCATATGACATTACATACCCCGTCGCTTTGCACGGTGCACACTCTTCTAGTAATACGTCGCGTAAAGAATGTTTCTTACGTTTACGTGTCATCTCTAAAATCCCTAACTCTGTAAACCCGAGTACCCTTGTATATGTACGATCATTTTGCATAGCAGCCACGAGACATTCTCTTACCTTTTCTTTATCTTCTCTTCTTTTCATATTAATAAAATCAATTAATATCATACCACCGATATCACGCAGTCTTAATTGACGCGCTATCTCTTCAGCCGCCAATTCATTTGTACGAAGAACTGTATCTTGTAAATTCTGTTTTCCAGTAAACTTGCCCGTATTCACATCAATTACAGTCATCGTCTCCATTTGTTCCACAATTAAATAAGCACCATTTGGAAGCCACACAATTTTTTGAAGTGCTTTCTCAATTTCACGCTCTATTCCAAAATGGTTAAACATTGAAGATTTTTCGTTATAAAAAGATACTTTCTCTTTACCGACCTTTTCTTCTAATTCTTTTACTATACTCCTTGTATCTACAACTACTTTTTCAATCGTTTCAATTGGATTTTCTTGAAATACACGATCTAAAAAAGTTGCCGGTCGATGAAGTAGTAACGGTGCCTTTCCTTGTTCCTCTTTTCTTTTTAACTCTTCATATAACTGCTGTAGCCTTTGCATTTCAGCTTGTATTTCTTCAATTTCTCCTTTTTCAGAAGCAGAGCGGAAAATATAACCTCCTGTCCCTTCTACTTCAATTTGGAGTAGTTGTTGCCTTCTTTTATTGTTTTTTATTTTCCGAGAAACCGCACGCATTTCATCATACGGCATATAAACGACATATTTCCCGGTAAATTCTATATTTGCTGTCAATTTCGGCCCTTTCGTATCAATTGCCTCTTTTACAACTTGTACGAGTACCGCTTGCCCTTCATGTATACGATAAGCAGACGGTACATCATCATACGAAAGATACGCATGTTTTTCTAAACCGATGTTTACAAAAGCTGCGTTCATTCCAGCAATCGTTCTTACAATACGTCCAATATAAATATGTCCAACAATCTCTTGTTCTTCATTTCGTTTCCATAAAAACTCAACAATTTTCTTCTTCTCTTCAATTGCAACGCGTTTTTCCGATCCAGCGTAGTTCATATATAACGTTTTCAAAATTCTTTCCTCACTTTATAATCTTCTTTGCTTTTACAATAATAAAAGGTTAGTGCTAACGTCAACACTAACCGATTAATTCTTCAACAGATGAAGTTGTTCGTTTTTCAGTAAAATACGCATAAAGCAATTCATTTTCATCCAATGTGTAATGTTCTTTATATTTTCCATGGACAATAATAGAGTGCTTATATCCTCTACGAAATTTTGTGAAGATTGTATATAAGCGATCTTCTGTTTTCACCTCAATCGGCGCAATCTTTTCAATTCCTCTTTTGTTCCCATAATAACGTTCTAATAAAAAACGCATAAAGGCATATCGTCTTTGTTTCCATTCTTGATATAACGACACCGCTAAAAATATGAGCAGTACCCACATCATAATATTATTACTATTCCAAAGTAACTGCCACCCTAGTATAACACTAAAAAAAACACATGATAATTTCATCATCTTTTCATGTGCTTGTAAATAAGGAAAACGATATGATAATACGTTAAACAATACTTTCCCGCCATCAAGTGGCCAAATAGGTAGTAAATTAAATGCTAAAATAATTATATTATTCCACATAAAGAAATAATATAATTCCGCATGAAGCCAACCAGCTTCAAACAACATATAGCCTATCGCCATCATCCAAATATGTTGAATAGGTCCTGCAATTACGACAACAAACTCCTCTTTCAATGACTTATTCCCATGTTCCTCAAGCTCAGCTACACCACCAAACGGTAAAAGTTGAATTTTTTTGATGCGCCAATTATAGTGTGCCGCTGCAAAAGCATGCCCAAGTTCATGGATAAGAACGATACAAAATAACAGTAGTAACTCTTTAAAACGTGCTGTAAAAATACCAATGACAATAATAACCCAAAACAACGGATGAACTGAAATCTTCGTTAAAACCTCTCTATATTTAATCAAATGAAATCACCTGAATGGGATCAATAAATTTTTCATCCTTTTTTATTGCGAAATAAAACTTACCATTTTTATCGTTTGTATCATTACTCACCGTTCCAATTTTTTGTTTCTTTGAAACGTAATCATATAATTTCACTGACATATCATTTAAATTTGCATACCATGACTCCGTGCCATCTGCATGCTGAATTTGAACTGTATTACCAAGTTCCTCTTTCTTTCCTGCAAAAACAACTAGCCCTTCATTCACTGACTCAACAGTTGCATTTGTAGCTGTTTGAACAAATACACCTTGGCCATTTTTTTGAAACCCTTGCATCACCTTTCCGGAAGCAGGAATTGCATAATCTTTTTGCTGAATGTTCCCTTCTTTTTTCTCATTAGGCGAATAGAACACGAGAGGTTTTCCAAACTGTTTTTCGTACCATTTCGCTACAGTAGCAAATTGAAATTCTTCTTTCATCACTTTTTCTGTAACAGCTTTCGCACCGTCAAAAGAAGAAGGTGCATTCTTATATAAAATAGCGACAGAAAGAACTAATATTGCTGATAACAATACTTTGAAGAAAAACACTTCTTTTCGAAATAAAGGATGAATTTCCTTTTCTCCATCTTCAATAAATACTGTTTCACTATCAAAATTCTCTCCAGCAAAATACTGCTCTTCCTCCATCCTTTCTTGCTCTGCCTTCCTCTTCGCAATCCGTTTTTTAATTTCTTCTACACGTCTATTCTTCATACTGTCTCCTTTCTTTCGTTCAGCTAATTTACATAGAAACAGTTGTATACAGTTTGTACATATGTATGAGCTAGGAAAGGAAGATATTCGTGTGAAGAAAAAAGAAAGCACTCCGCAAATATGCGAAGTGCTTTTAACGGATTCCAAAGAAGTTTTTCATCTTTGTAAATACCGATACCTTTTCTTGTTCAAATGCTTGTAATGGGACATTCTCACCCAACAAGCGTCTTGCAATATTACGATAAGCTAACGCTGCTTTTCCGCTCGGTTGCAACGCTACAGGTTCACCTGTATTTGTAGCACGAATAACTTCATCATCATCTTCGACAACACCAAGAAGCTCGATTGACAATGTACGTACGATTTCATCAACATCTAACATATCCTGTTCATGAAGCATATGACTACGCACACGATTAATAACAAGTTTCGGTGGTTCAATATCCTCTTTTTCTAAAAGCCCGATAATACGATCCGCATCGCGCATTGAGGATACTTCTGGCGTCGTAACGACAATTGCTTTATCCGCACCAGCTACCGCGTTTTTAAATCCCTGCTCAATCCCCGCAGGACAATCAATTAATATGTAATCATAATCTTGACGTAATACTTGTATTAATTCATCCATTTGTTCAGGTGTTACCGCTGATTTATCACTCGTTTGTGCTGCAGGTAATAAATAAAGATCGTCAAAACGTTTATCTTTAATAAGAGCCTGAGGTAAACGGCAACGCCCTTCAACGACATCAACAAGATCAAATACAATACGATTTTCCAGCCCCATTACTACGTCTAAGTTTCGAAGACCGATATCTGTGTCAATTAAACACACTTTCTTTCCAGATAACGCTAAGGCTGTCCCAATGTTCGCAGACGTTGTAGTTTTACCTACACCGCCTTTTCCAGATGTAATTACTATTGCCTCTCCCACAGCTATACAATTCCCCTTTCTAACTTTGTTAAATTAGGTCTAAGATGAGTGAGAAGTTGCAGTCGATCGACAACAATGTGATTGTTCTCATTAATATACGCACATTCTGCCGCCTCCGCTCCGTCTTCTTTCTCTTCCGGAGCCCGCATTGCCACATCACTAATTCGAAGTTGCATCGGATTCATAACAGATGCAGCGATTACAGCATCTGAATCCCCATAATACCCAGCATGCGCAATTCCTCTTAATGATCCTACGACAAAAATATTCCCCCCAGCGATAACCGTTCCGCCTGGATTAACATCACCAATTAACAATAAATTTCCTTTTACATGTAAAACTTGTCCAGAGCGAACAATTTTGGAAATAGGGACGATTTCTGTTTCTTCTTTCCAAGCTATTGCTTCCTCTTTCGTGATAACATCACTTTCAATCGAATCCACAACGAGATTCTTTTTATTACGAATTAACGTACGAATCTCTTCTTGTTGGACTTCTGTTAAATAACGATTCCCCACTTTCACATGCACTTCAATTAAAGAGCGTCCATCACCATCATAGTAATGTGTAGAAAGCTTTTCATCCAATTCCTTCAATAATTCAGAGAATGAACAACAATCATCTAAATGAAGCGTTATTCCGTCTTTTGTCCCTTTTATTGTTACATTTTGTTGCTTTTTTTCTTCCACTAAAGTTCACCCCACCGATTCAATTCGACATAAAATTAGAAAATCCTTTTTTCTTTTTCTTCCATCGCTTTTGAAAGACGCACTAAATATCGTCTCAGTGGGAAACAAACTATGAATAAGAAAATTGCATTTAGCAATAAAGTAGAAAGGAGGCGATCTGTGAAAAAGACATACGCCGACATATGAGTACGTCCTAACAAAGTTAAAAATCCATACACATAATACTCTAGTGCTGCAATGCTAGCTAGTACGATAGAGACAACAATAAATAAATTCAATTGTAATATCTTCATCACACTATATACTAAATAAGCTACAATCGGATATGCGAAAATATATATACCGACAAGTTCTGTGTATACGGTATCAAATAAGAAACCAAATAATAGTCCGTAATAAATCCCTTGGACCGGACTATAGTACACAGTAACAAAACATAACACAATGATAAAGAAATGAGGTGCTGCTATACTGTCTTTCCAAAAAACTGCTGTTGGAACAATAGTAGCAAACATATTTTCAAATAAAAAAACAAAAAGGAGCAAAAGAGGAAGAGCTGCTCTTTTTAAAATCTTCATCATCTCTTCTCCCCCTCCTATTCTAATGGCGCTGAAGGCGTT
This genomic window from Bacillus anthracis str. Vollum contains:
- a CDS encoding Rne/Rng family ribonuclease; the encoded protein is MKTLYMNYAGSEKRVAIEEKKKIVEFLWKRNEEQEIVGHIYIGRIVRTIAGMNAAFVNIGLEKHAYLSYDDVPSAYRIHEGQAVLVQVVKEAIDTKGPKLTANIEFTGKYVVYMPYDEMRAVSRKIKNNKRRQQLLQIEVEGTGGYIFRSASEKGEIEEIQAEMQRLQQLYEELKRKEEQGKAPLLLHRPATFLDRVFQENPIETIEKVVVDTRSIVKELEEKVGKEKVSFYNEKSSMFNHFGIEREIEKALQKIVWLPNGAYLIVEQMETMTVIDVNTGKFTGKQNLQDTVLRTNELAAEEIARQLRLRDIGGMILIDFINMKRREDKEKVRECLVAAMQNDRTYTRVLGFTELGILEMTRKRKKHSLRDVLLEECAPCKATGYVMSYETIAYELERELLTYGNIEDEAVLISAPKELQKQFLQKELQKNIPFEIYFKDDMIEKYAIIRFGSKKEIVERKNS
- the spoIVFB gene encoding stage IV sporulation intramembrane metalloprotease SpoIVFB — protein: MIKYREVLTKISVHPLFWVIIVIGIFTARFKELLLLFCIVLIHELGHAFAAAHYNWRIKKIQLLPFGGVAELEEHGNKSLKEEFVVVIAGPIQHIWMMAIGYMLFEAGWLHAELYYFFMWNNIIILAFNLLPIWPLDGGKVLFNVLSYRFPYLQAHEKMMKLSCVFFSVILGWQLLWNSNNIMMWVLLIFLAVSLYQEWKQRRYAFMRFLLERYYGNKRGIEKIAPIEVKTEDRLYTIFTKFRRGYKHSIIVHGKYKEHYTLDENELLYAYFTEKRTTSSVEELIG
- the spoIVFA gene encoding stage IV sporulation protein SpoIVFA, with protein sequence MKNRRVEEIKKRIAKRKAEQERMEEEQYFAGENFDSETVFIEDGEKEIHPLFRKEVFFFKVLLSAILVLSVAILYKNAPSSFDGAKAVTEKVMKEEFQFATVAKWYEKQFGKPLVFYSPNEKKEGNIQQKDYAIPASGKVMQGFQKNGQGVFVQTATNATVESVNEGLVVFAGKKEELGNTVQIQHADGTESWYANLNDMSVKLYDYVSKKQKIGTVSNDTNDKNGKFYFAIKKDEKFIDPIQVISFD
- the minD gene encoding septum site-determining protein MinD is translated as MGEAIVITSGKGGVGKTTTSANIGTALALSGKKVCLIDTDIGLRNLDVVMGLENRIVFDLVDVVEGRCRLPQALIKDKRFDDLYLLPAAQTSDKSAVTPEQMDELIQVLRQDYDYILIDCPAGIEQGFKNAVAGADKAIVVTTPEVSSMRDADRIIGLLEKEDIEPPKLVINRVRSHMLHEQDMLDVDEIVRTLSIELLGVVEDDDEVIRATNTGEPVALQPSGKAALAYRNIARRLLGENVPLQAFEQEKVSVFTKMKNFFGIR
- the minC gene encoding septum site-determining protein MinC codes for the protein MEEKKQQNVTIKGTKDGITLHLDDCCSFSELLKELDEKLSTHYYDGDGRSLIEVHVKVGNRYLTEVQQEEIRTLIRNKKNLVVDSIESDVITKEEAIAWKEETEIVPISKIVRSGQVLHVKGNLLLIGDVNPGGTVIAGGNIFVVGSLRGIAHAGYYGDSDAVIAASVMNPMQLRISDVAMRAPEEKEDGAEAAECAYINENNHIVVDRLQLLTHLRPNLTKLERGIV
- the mreD gene encoding rod shape-determining protein MreD, whose translation is MMKILKRAALPLLLLFVFLFENMFATIVPTAVFWKDSIAAPHFFIIVLCFVTVYYSPVQGIYYGLLFGFLFDTVYTELVGIYIFAYPIVAYLVYSVMKILQLNLFIVVSIVLASIAALEYYVYGFLTLLGRTHMSAYVFFTDRLLSTLLLNAIFLFIVCFPLRRYLVRLSKAMEEKEKRIF